A single window of Lysobacter oculi DNA harbors:
- a CDS encoding NAD(P) transhydrogenase subunit alpha, which produces MAVKIGVAKETAGGERRVALTPETCGKLVKAGAEVTVERGIGRGAHFTDDAYAAAGARLVDDAAAALGDADLVFCVQPPDASRIALMKPGVALIGGVNPEADAARADALRQRDILVFPLERLPRTTRAQAMDILSSQAGMAGYKATLIAAELAPRFFPMLTTAAGTIRPSKVLIVGAGVAGLQAIATAKRLGAQVEGFDVRPETREQIESLGGRFLDLGVSAAGEGGYARALTDDERAEQQRRLGEHLKNVDVIVCTAAVPGRPAPKIISAAMVEAMRPGSVIVDLAAETGGNCALTVPGQTIETDGGVTVAGPLGLASMGALHASEMYARNVFNFASLLLKDGALAFDWDDELLAKTAWPPREAAAPAG; this is translated from the coding sequence ATGGCGGTGAAGATCGGCGTGGCGAAGGAAACGGCGGGCGGCGAACGTCGCGTCGCCTTGACCCCGGAAACCTGCGGCAAGCTGGTCAAGGCCGGCGCCGAGGTGACCGTCGAGCGCGGGATCGGCCGTGGCGCGCATTTCACCGATGACGCCTACGCCGCCGCCGGCGCGAGACTGGTGGATGACGCCGCCGCCGCGCTCGGCGATGCCGACCTGGTGTTCTGCGTGCAGCCGCCCGACGCTTCGCGCATCGCGCTGATGAAGCCGGGTGTCGCGCTCATCGGTGGGGTGAATCCGGAGGCCGATGCGGCCCGCGCCGATGCGCTGCGCCAGCGCGACATCCTTGTCTTCCCGCTGGAACGGCTGCCGCGCACCACCCGCGCGCAGGCGATGGACATCCTCAGTTCGCAGGCGGGCATGGCCGGCTACAAGGCGACGCTGATCGCCGCCGAACTCGCGCCGCGCTTCTTCCCCATGCTCACCACCGCCGCCGGCACCATCCGCCCGAGCAAGGTGCTGATCGTCGGCGCCGGCGTGGCCGGGTTGCAGGCAATCGCTACCGCCAAGCGGCTGGGCGCGCAGGTGGAGGGGTTCGATGTGCGCCCAGAAACGCGAGAGCAGATCGAATCGCTCGGCGGCCGTTTCCTCGACCTCGGCGTCAGTGCGGCGGGCGAGGGCGGATACGCGCGTGCGCTGACCGACGACGAGCGTGCCGAGCAGCAGCGCCGGCTGGGCGAGCACCTGAAGAATGTCGATGTCATCGTCTGCACCGCCGCGGTGCCGGGCCGCCCGGCGCCGAAGATCATCAGCGCGGCGATGGTGGAGGCGATGCGCCCCGGCAGCGTGATCGTGGACCTGGCGGCGGAAACCGGCGGCAACTGCGCGCTGACCGTGCCCGGCCAGACTATCGAGACCGACGGCGGCGTCACCGTGGCCGGACCGCTCGGGCTGGCCTCGATGGGCGCGCTGCACGCCAGCGAGATGTACGCGCGCAACGTCTTCAACTTCGCCAGCCTGCTGCTGAAGGACGGCGCGCTCGCCTTCGACTGGGACGACGAGCTGCTGGCCAAGACCGCCTGGCCGCCGCGCG